Proteins encoded together in one Synechococcus sp. BL107 window:
- a CDS encoding CPBP family intramembrane glutamic endopeptidase produces the protein MSSSSRQVSPRWKLFLAALSLLLAGAIWLSGLVDSLTRPSVSPSLTLQQQELSLLAQPAVPPSLQPVLLGGDPREALLQALEGSSPADRNDRQQLLLGLLQSDQEPPVVENRWLTDPLIRRLICERQPSSVDGCVDADVASAAAWRLAVSGLLPLLTVLLGSLLLLVQIVRALRGRLQPWPAVDGPALSLIDVVLLVAGGFVVISAVGVPLVALPLVASFTAGLESPRREAVTVVINYSVMALPSLFILWRQLKALPRAQAPKGGWLQWRWRPWPGAISSAVGGWLMVTPVVVATGWLLVRLVGDPGGSNPLLELVLGSQDPLALVLLGLTAVVLAPLFEEIIFRGALLPVLAKRWGTAVGVVLSALLFAMAHISIGELAPLTVLGIGLALVRVSTGRLLPSVLMHALWNAITFLNLLVL, from the coding sequence GTGTCCAGTTCGTCACGCCAGGTTTCTCCGCGTTGGAAGCTGTTTCTGGCGGCTCTGTCACTGCTTCTGGCAGGGGCCATTTGGCTGTCAGGGTTGGTTGACAGTCTGACGAGACCATCGGTTTCGCCCTCGCTCACCCTGCAACAGCAGGAGCTGTCGTTGTTGGCTCAGCCGGCAGTGCCACCGTCGTTGCAACCGGTGCTGTTGGGCGGAGATCCCCGCGAGGCGTTGCTTCAAGCCTTGGAGGGCAGTTCCCCAGCGGACCGTAACGACCGGCAGCAGTTACTGCTGGGATTGCTGCAGTCGGATCAGGAGCCTCCTGTGGTTGAGAACCGCTGGCTCACTGATCCGCTCATCCGGCGATTGATTTGTGAGCGACAACCCTCGAGCGTTGATGGTTGTGTTGATGCCGATGTGGCGTCAGCAGCGGCCTGGCGCCTTGCCGTGAGTGGCCTATTGCCTCTACTCACAGTTTTGCTGGGAAGTTTGCTGTTGTTGGTTCAAATCGTTCGAGCTTTAAGGGGGCGCCTTCAGCCTTGGCCGGCCGTGGATGGGCCCGCACTCAGCCTGATTGATGTGGTGTTGTTGGTGGCCGGTGGTTTTGTGGTGATCAGCGCTGTCGGCGTTCCGTTGGTCGCCCTGCCGTTGGTTGCAAGCTTCACCGCCGGGCTCGAAAGTCCACGGCGCGAGGCCGTCACGGTGGTGATTAATTACAGCGTGATGGCCCTGCCAAGTTTGTTCATCCTTTGGCGTCAGCTCAAGGCACTGCCTCGCGCTCAGGCACCCAAAGGGGGGTGGCTCCAGTGGCGCTGGCGGCCATGGCCCGGAGCCATCTCGTCAGCCGTTGGAGGTTGGTTGATGGTGACGCCTGTGGTGGTGGCAACGGGTTGGCTGTTGGTTCGCTTGGTTGGCGACCCCGGTGGCAGCAATCCCCTATTGGAGCTCGTTTTGGGTAGCCAAGATCCACTGGCTCTGGTCCTTCTCGGTTTAACAGCTGTCGTGTTGGCGCCGCTGTTTGAAGAGATCATTTTTCGCGGAGCGCTTCTTCCGGTTTTGGCGAAGCGCTGGGGCACCGCGGTGGGCGTTGTGCTGAGTGCCCTGTTGTTTGCCATGGCCCACATCAGCATCGGTGAGTTGGCGCCCTTAACTGTGCTCGGCATTGGCTTGGCATTGGTGCGCGTCAGCACGGGCCGACTCCTTCCATCGGTGTTGATGCATGCCCTTTGGAATGCCATCACCTTTCTCAATTTGCTTGTGCTCTGA